A portion of the Oscillospiraceae bacterium genome contains these proteins:
- a CDS encoding C69 family dipeptidase, with protein sequence MSLKKKIAAAFIACAMTLAVVPSAFACTALYVGSDLTEDGTTMFGRIEDLGTNDYNKLFNISPAGKHTAGEVYEGCYGFTYTFTHDSYRYTARRDDNGLGVCPDCDSTHEHTPYEEAGTNEKGVMVSATESLYGTDAVLSVDPYVDNGIEEAEITTVLLSEASTAREGVALLTSIYDNAGAAGGSGVFIADQNETWFVENLTGHTYLALKLSSSVVFMQPNIAAMGKIDLDDTDHVVASANLISVAQKAGTFVGDAAANVIDLDASYNGDIASDRMAAGLNYLYGTDTFTKDNYSETDFAISNIGENGAIVPVYSNIQLTKKFSVEDSIHFFQTEPIGKTGNVETHLFQVSATGDLNTAITEWTAFDDDVYNAFVPYYPMLTTDTADVYKVSVHKVTRSDEQPTEGVWYQDAKGRYYTYPDDWTDSFYGVRDALSNLLTYGSNGNQVTAKDQAAAKASYAALQQEIMADYADMKAAVAAADTLEAKQAAATNASNAMSQKVYNTTLKMYNKLQAKTAARAWVSSLLH encoded by the coding sequence ATGTCTTTGAAGAAGAAAATTGCTGCGGCTTTCATCGCCTGTGCGATGACGCTTGCCGTGGTTCCTTCCGCCTTCGCCTGCACGGCACTCTATGTCGGCAGCGACCTCACCGAGGATGGCACCACCATGTTTGGCCGGATCGAGGATCTGGGCACCAACGATTACAACAAGCTGTTCAACATCAGCCCCGCCGGGAAGCACACCGCGGGCGAGGTGTACGAGGGCTGCTACGGCTTTACCTACACCTTCACCCACGACAGCTACCGCTACACCGCCCGCCGGGACGACAACGGTCTGGGTGTCTGCCCGGACTGTGACAGCACCCACGAGCACACCCCCTATGAGGAGGCTGGCACCAACGAGAAGGGCGTCATGGTCTCTGCCACCGAGTCTCTCTACGGCACCGACGCCGTGCTGAGCGTAGACCCCTATGTGGACAACGGCATTGAGGAAGCCGAGATCACCACGGTGCTGCTGAGCGAAGCTTCCACGGCCCGCGAGGGTGTTGCCCTGCTGACCTCCATCTACGACAACGCCGGTGCAGCCGGCGGCTCCGGCGTGTTCATTGCCGACCAGAACGAGACCTGGTTCGTGGAGAACCTGACGGGCCACACCTACCTTGCCCTGAAGCTCTCCTCCAGCGTGGTCTTCATGCAGCCCAACATCGCCGCTATGGGCAAGATCGATCTGGATGACACCGACCATGTGGTGGCCTCTGCCAACCTGATCTCCGTGGCCCAGAAAGCCGGTACCTTTGTGGGCGATGCCGCTGCCAACGTCATCGACCTGGATGCCTCCTACAACGGCGACATCGCATCGGACCGCATGGCAGCTGGCCTGAACTACCTGTACGGCACCGACACCTTTACGAAGGACAACTACAGCGAGACCGACTTTGCTATCAGCAACATCGGCGAGAACGGTGCCATCGTCCCGGTCTACTCCAACATCCAGCTGACCAAGAAGTTCTCGGTGGAGGATTCCATCCACTTCTTTCAGACCGAGCCCATCGGCAAGACGGGCAATGTGGAGACTCATCTGTTCCAGGTGAGCGCCACCGGCGATCTGAACACCGCCATTACCGAGTGGACCGCTTTTGACGACGACGTGTACAACGCCTTCGTCCCTTACTATCCGATGCTGACCACCGACACCGCAGATGTCTACAAGGTCTCGGTCCATAAGGTCACCCGTTCCGACGAGCAGCCCACCGAGGGCGTCTGGTATCAGGATGCCAAGGGCCGCTACTACACCTACCCGGACGACTGGACCGACTCCTTCTACGGCGTGCGTGACGCCCTCTCCAACCTGCTGACCTACGGCAGCAATGGCAATCAGGTTACCGCAAAGGATCAGGCTGCAGCCAAGGCCAGCTACGCCGCGCTCCAGCAGGAGATCATGGCCGACTACGCCGATATGAAGGCCGCCGTTGCCGCTGCCGACACGCTGGAGGCCAAGCAGGCTGCCGCCACCAACGCCAGCAATGCCATGAGCCAGAAGGTGTACAACACCACCCTGAAGATGTACAATAAGCTCCAGGCCAAGACGGCCGCCCGGGCATGGGTCAGCTCCCTGCTGCACTGA
- a CDS encoding MurR/RpiR family transcriptional regulator produces the protein MNIEKITQGKNLTDTEHTVLEYILDHLDTVQTEGVRGVARANYTSTSTIMRLARKMEYSGFVDMCYKLRSLVETPRQTMQEEEDFLNGFSTQSLLNYNTYTQLKVCAEKLLEQRDKMTFVYGTGFSGTVAAYLTQKLVNMGILCFSATGGDSVGIFENTLDRMGLFFGISKSGETTMVRDKIRTARENGVFTVAITGEQENSVGRYADLWFRVENQWKLDDQNTMPNTFFPQVMMLIELIAYEYRRLCMENGIK, from the coding sequence TTGAACATCGAAAAAATCACGCAGGGAAAAAATCTGACCGACACGGAGCACACCGTGCTGGAGTACATTCTGGACCATCTGGACACGGTACAGACCGAGGGTGTGCGCGGGGTGGCCCGGGCCAATTACACCTCCACCTCTACCATTATGCGGCTGGCCCGGAAGATGGAGTACAGCGGCTTTGTGGATATGTGCTACAAGCTGCGCTCTCTGGTGGAGACCCCTCGCCAGACCATGCAGGAGGAGGAAGATTTCCTCAACGGCTTCAGCACCCAGTCTCTGCTGAATTACAACACCTACACCCAGCTGAAGGTCTGTGCGGAAAAGCTGCTGGAGCAGCGGGATAAAATGACCTTTGTCTATGGTACCGGGTTTTCCGGCACGGTGGCCGCCTACCTGACCCAGAAGCTGGTGAACATGGGCATCCTGTGCTTCAGTGCCACCGGCGGCGACTCGGTGGGCATTTTTGAAAATACCCTGGACCGCATGGGGCTGTTTTTTGGCATCTCCAAATCCGGCGAGACCACCATGGTCCGGGACAAGATCCGCACAGCCCGGGAAAACGGGGTGTTTACCGTGGCCATTACCGGGGAGCAGGAGAACAGCGTGGGCCGGTACGCCGACCTGTGGTTCCGGGTGGAGAACCAGTGGAAGCTGGACGACCAGAACACCATGCCCAACACCTTTTTTCCGCAGGTGATGATGCTCATCGAGCTGATCGCCTACGAGTACCGCCGCCTGTGCATGGAAAACGGCATCAAGTAA
- a CDS encoding PTS transporter subunit EIIC produces the protein MKEKMMNAMQRFSKAMFVPILLLPIVGILIAVGNLFTNVRLQAILPFLNNPVTIGFGTILSGSLSAILSNLGIIFCVGLSIGLADKKKTEAGLVALLSFFVFINAMNKFMGLRGMLVEGSLSGTGQAMVLGVQVLDMGVFLGLLLGIVIAWVHNRFCETEFNNAFQIYGGTRFVFIVLIPVMVLLAVLLTFVWPFAQAGINALGGFIQSAGNFGLFVYGMLERLLIPTGLHHLVYMPFLYTSLGGTATVGGQVLEGARNIYYAEIADPSVAVLSQSVIWDARGISKMFGLIGACLAMYQTARPESREKIKPILIAAAVTSFIAGVTEPIEFSFLFVAPILFVVHAVLAGSSFVVLNLLGCRAIGPNGFIDFLLYNLPLGIGKTRWPVYIAVGVLYFFLYYVIFRVLIVKMNLHTLGREAEGMEMKLHSKSEYKAKVAAENGTAAAPAADNTVDAAVIVEALGGKDNILKVTNCYTRLRTELADPNKVQDDVLKNQTGASAVIHKGKNVQVVYGLKVASVRKAVDAELGFSGEE, from the coding sequence ATGAAGGAGAAAATGATGAACGCCATGCAGCGGTTCTCCAAAGCAATGTTCGTTCCCATTCTGCTTCTGCCTATTGTCGGTATTCTCATCGCAGTGGGCAACCTATTCACCAACGTCCGGCTGCAGGCAATCCTGCCATTTTTGAATAATCCCGTCACCATCGGGTTTGGCACGATCCTTTCGGGTTCGTTGAGTGCGATCCTGAGCAATCTTGGCATTATTTTCTGCGTTGGTCTGAGTATTGGCCTTGCAGATAAGAAAAAGACGGAGGCCGGGTTGGTCGCCCTGCTTTCGTTCTTCGTATTCATCAACGCTATGAACAAATTTATGGGTCTGCGGGGCATGCTGGTAGAAGGCAGTCTTTCCGGCACCGGCCAGGCCATGGTCCTGGGTGTCCAGGTGCTGGACATGGGCGTGTTCCTGGGCCTGCTGCTGGGCATCGTGATCGCATGGGTGCACAACCGCTTCTGTGAGACCGAGTTCAACAACGCCTTCCAGATCTACGGCGGCACCCGTTTTGTGTTCATCGTGCTGATCCCCGTCATGGTGCTTCTGGCTGTGCTGCTCACCTTTGTGTGGCCCTTTGCACAGGCTGGCATCAACGCCCTGGGCGGCTTTATCCAGAGCGCAGGCAACTTTGGTCTGTTCGTTTACGGTATGCTGGAGCGTCTGCTGATCCCCACCGGTCTGCACCATTTGGTCTATATGCCGTTCCTGTACACTTCTCTGGGCGGCACTGCCACCGTGGGCGGCCAGGTGCTGGAGGGTGCCCGGAACATCTACTACGCTGAGATCGCTGATCCTTCCGTTGCCGTGCTGAGCCAGTCCGTCATCTGGGACGCCCGCGGCATCTCCAAGATGTTCGGTCTGATCGGTGCCTGCCTGGCCATGTACCAGACCGCTCGCCCCGAGAGCCGTGAGAAGATCAAACCCATTCTGATCGCCGCCGCCGTCACTTCCTTTATTGCCGGCGTTACCGAGCCCATCGAGTTCAGCTTCCTGTTCGTGGCTCCTATCCTGTTTGTGGTCCATGCCGTTCTGGCTGGTTCCAGCTTTGTGGTCCTGAACCTGCTGGGCTGCCGTGCCATCGGCCCCAACGGCTTCATCGACTTCCTGCTGTACAACCTGCCCCTGGGCATTGGCAAGACCCGTTGGCCTGTCTACATCGCTGTGGGCGTGCTGTACTTCTTCCTGTACTATGTGATCTTCCGCGTGCTGATCGTCAAGATGAACCTCCACACCCTGGGCCGTGAGGCAGAGGGCATGGAGATGAAGCTCCACTCCAAGTCCGAGTACAAGGCCAAGGTGGCTGCTGAGAACGGCACCGCTGCTGCCCCTGCTGCTGACAACACCGTGGACGCTGCTGTCATCGTGGAGGCTCTGGGCGGCAAGGACAACATCCTGAAGGTCACCAACTGCTACACCCGTCTGCGTACCGAGCTGGCAGACCCCAACAAGGTCCAGGACGATGTGCTGAAAAACCAGACCGGTGCTTCTGCCGTGATCCACAAGGGCAAAAATGTCCAGGTGGTGTACGGCCTGAAGGTCGCTTCTGTTCGCAAGGCAGTGGACGCTGAGCTGGGCTTCAGCGGCGAAGAATAA
- a CDS encoding 6-phospho-alpha-glucosidase — protein MKKFSIVIAGGGSTYTPGIVMMLMHSLDRFPIRSLKLYDNNPERQKTIADAVALAMKKVAPDVAFSYTTDPKEAFTDVDFCMAHIRSGGYPMREQDEKIPLRHGVVGQETCGPGGIAYGLRSIPDIMQLIDYMEAYSPNCWMLNYSNPASIVAEACRVLRPNSKIINICDMPVGTLRRMSYIVGKTPKDLDVKYYGLNHFGWWTSVKDKDGTDYTPQLIDYVSKHGYLTQKAIETQHMDASWQETHRKAADLQAVTPDCLPNTYLKYYLFPDYVVEHSDPNYTRANEVINGREKNVFGAARAITASGEFHGDEFSIDNHASFIVDLARAIAYNTHERMLCIVENKGAISNFDPHAMVEVPCLVGNDGPEPLCQGEIPTFQLGMMNQQVAVEKLVVEAYCEHSYQKLWQALTLSKTVPSAKVAKEILDDLIVANKDYWPELH, from the coding sequence ATGAAAAAGTTTTCCATCGTCATTGCAGGCGGCGGCAGTACCTACACGCCGGGCATCGTCATGATGCTGATGCACAGCCTGGATCGGTTCCCCATCCGCAGCCTGAAGCTCTATGACAACAACCCGGAGCGTCAGAAGACCATTGCGGATGCTGTGGCCCTGGCTATGAAGAAGGTGGCACCGGATGTGGCGTTCAGCTACACCACCGACCCCAAGGAAGCCTTTACCGACGTGGACTTCTGCATGGCCCACATACGCAGCGGCGGCTACCCCATGCGGGAGCAGGACGAAAAGATCCCCCTGCGCCACGGCGTGGTGGGCCAGGAGACCTGCGGCCCCGGCGGCATTGCCTACGGCCTGCGGAGCATCCCGGACATCATGCAGCTCATTGACTACATGGAAGCCTACAGCCCCAACTGCTGGATGCTCAACTACTCCAACCCTGCCTCCATCGTGGCAGAGGCCTGCCGTGTGCTGCGGCCCAACTCCAAGATCATTAACATCTGCGATATGCCGGTGGGCACCCTGCGCCGCATGAGCTACATCGTGGGCAAGACCCCCAAGGACCTGGACGTGAAGTACTACGGCCTGAACCACTTTGGCTGGTGGACCAGCGTGAAGGACAAGGACGGCACCGACTACACCCCCCAGCTCATTGACTATGTCAGCAAACACGGCTATCTGACCCAGAAGGCCATTGAGACCCAGCACATGGATGCCAGCTGGCAGGAGACCCACCGCAAGGCGGCAGACCTGCAGGCTGTTACCCCGGATTGCCTGCCCAACACCTACCTGAAGTACTACCTGTTCCCGGACTATGTGGTGGAGCACAGCGATCCCAACTACACCCGTGCCAACGAGGTCATTAACGGCCGCGAAAAGAACGTGTTTGGTGCTGCCCGTGCCATCACCGCCTCCGGCGAGTTCCACGGTGACGAGTTCAGCATCGACAACCACGCCAGCTTTATCGTAGACCTGGCCCGTGCCATTGCCTACAACACCCACGAACGGATGCTCTGCATTGTGGAGAACAAGGGTGCTATCAGCAACTTTGATCCCCATGCCATGGTGGAGGTGCCCTGTCTGGTGGGCAACGACGGCCCCGAACCTCTGTGCCAGGGTGAGATCCCCACCTTCCAGCTGGGCATGATGAACCAGCAGGTAGCAGTGGAAAAGCTGGTGGTGGAAGCCTACTGCGAGCATAGCTATCAGAAGCTGTGGCAGGCATTGACCCTGAGCAAGACCGTGCCCAGCGCCAAGGTAGCCAAGGAGATTCTGGATGACCTGATCGTTGCCAATAAGGACTACTGGCCCGAACTGCACTAA
- a CDS encoding FeoB-associated Cys-rich membrane protein, whose translation MLTLRGIITLLVLAVLFALAVVWISKNGGWKGEGCGGNCASCHSRCENPEHKKP comes from the coding sequence ATGTTGACACTGCGTGGAATTATCACCCTGCTGGTGCTGGCCGTCCTGTTTGCACTGGCCGTTGTGTGGATCTCCAAGAACGGCGGCTGGAAGGGCGAGGGCTGCGGCGGCAACTGTGCGTCCTGCCACAGCCGCTGCGAAAACCCGGAGCACAAAAAGCCGTAA
- a CDS encoding XRE family transcriptional regulator has protein sequence MKGEIAVRYTIRHFDLPLLTFEANMDSADTDLHIIKVYEENSAFLPLNLTVSEDGVERWLRHRAIPKNRAYVDALLSKVGLSLNRPLGIIAANKGLSLNDCFWVDAEGSGDTFEKVNLYDNRFSQVLAAIAFTGYGSSIRTSLASCPEFSTNGRLPKCWRRQNGKIYLYKGGTSGFSNLGFEPYSELYAYQVAQVMGVNAIRYTLTKDLKKTLCSKCELFTSKEYSYIPIGQLVSKGGIKAILAYYQTFGQNFVDALEDMLVFDAIICNTDRHYGNFGVLVDNKTNTIAAPAPLFDHGNSLFSLGGTDLWDNQKAFDEYARTLLPLAYDDFFAAAKSAMKPRHRAMLHKLLDFHFDRRATRYNLPPNRLKMIEKEVQRRARVLLG, from the coding sequence ATGAAAGGAGAAATCGCTGTGCGCTACACCATCAGGCATTTTGATTTGCCACTGCTTACCTTTGAAGCAAACATGGACAGTGCAGATACTGACCTCCATATTATAAAGGTATATGAAGAAAACAGCGCCTTTCTTCCGCTGAATCTGACGGTATCCGAGGATGGTGTAGAACGCTGGCTGCGGCATCGCGCAATTCCGAAGAACCGAGCGTATGTAGACGCTCTGCTCTCTAAGGTGGGGCTTTCTTTGAATCGACCGCTTGGAATTATTGCAGCCAATAAAGGTCTTTCGCTCAATGATTGCTTTTGGGTAGATGCAGAGGGTTCCGGGGATACTTTTGAAAAGGTAAATCTTTACGATAACCGATTCAGTCAGGTGCTGGCAGCAATCGCCTTTACAGGATATGGCAGCAGCATACGAACTTCGCTTGCGTCCTGCCCGGAGTTCTCGACTAACGGGAGGCTGCCCAAATGCTGGCGCAGGCAAAACGGAAAAATCTATCTTTATAAAGGTGGCACGTCAGGGTTCAGCAATCTGGGATTTGAACCGTACTCGGAACTGTATGCTTATCAAGTTGCACAGGTGATGGGCGTGAATGCGATTCGATACACCCTGACGAAAGACCTGAAAAAGACGCTTTGTTCCAAGTGTGAGCTGTTCACCAGCAAAGAGTATTCTTATATTCCCATCGGACAGCTTGTGTCCAAAGGCGGAATAAAAGCAATTTTAGCGTATTATCAGACGTTCGGTCAGAACTTTGTGGATGCACTGGAAGATATGCTGGTCTTTGATGCGATCATCTGCAACACTGACCGCCACTATGGAAACTTTGGTGTGCTGGTAGATAATAAGACCAACACGATTGCGGCACCCGCACCGCTGTTTGACCACGGAAACTCGCTGTTCAGTCTGGGCGGAACGGATCTTTGGGACAACCAGAAAGCATTTGATGAATATGCCCGCACACTGCTTCCGCTTGCATACGATGATTTCTTTGCAGCTGCAAAGAGCGCAATGAAACCTCGTCACCGTGCAATGCTCCATAAGCTGCTGGATTTCCATTTTGACCGCAGAGCGACACGTTATAATCTGCCGCCAAATCGCTTGAAGATGATCGAAAAAGAGGTACAGCGCAGAGCAAGAGTGCTTTTAGGGTAA
- a CDS encoding DUF3990 domain-containing protein — translation MTILDLNAPGYTMLHWLTILLENREFDTSAPLAAEAKEYLMNTFHLDYKSADIIIGYRADDSYFSFASDFINGAISYRQLCNAMRLGKLGQQFVLKSKAAFEQLEFLGYETADSKEWYKKKAFRDQTARRQYFDVERNRRQRGDLYITTILDEEMKPNDPRLR, via the coding sequence TTGACCATTCTGGATTTGAACGCTCCCGGTTACACGATGCTGCATTGGCTGACGATTCTTTTGGAGAACCGCGAATTCGATACTTCTGCCCCGCTGGCCGCAGAAGCCAAAGAATACCTGATGAACACTTTTCACCTCGACTATAAGTCTGCTGATATCATCATTGGATACAGGGCAGATGACAGCTATTTTTCCTTTGCATCCGATTTTATCAACGGTGCAATCTCTTACCGCCAGTTGTGCAATGCCATGCGCTTGGGCAAGCTGGGGCAGCAGTTCGTGCTGAAAAGCAAAGCGGCCTTTGAACAGCTGGAATTTCTCGGCTATGAGACCGCAGACTCTAAAGAATGGTATAAGAAAAAGGCCTTCCGTGACCAGACAGCCCGCCGCCAATATTTTGACGTGGAGCGCAACCGCCGTCAGAGGGGAGACCTTTATATTACCACGATTCTCGACGAGGAGATGAAGCCCAATGATCCACGCTTACGATAA
- a CDS encoding helix-turn-helix domain-containing protein, protein MIHAYDKSYLSAAQKNLARMLDYLVNDLHYPLETAWRWFVTSELSARFEQGDCSVLVGLSGVELARAVLEQAGEVVPMQKPSYAYDRSPEYWTGWALAYYQWLTSLRFAEIEQAVSITKVRLLYTPYHEMDVRQFADKMNELYRASKPETNLKAMRTLAGLSQSELAGQADVPVRTIQQYEQRQKDINKAQAETLLRLARALNCNVEDLMEKVPPLNFK, encoded by the coding sequence ATGATCCACGCTTACGATAAAAGCTATCTTTCTGCTGCACAGAAAAATCTTGCCCGGATGTTGGATTATCTTGTCAATGATCTGCATTATCCGTTGGAGACGGCATGGCGGTGGTTTGTGACCAGTGAACTGTCTGCCCGGTTCGAGCAGGGGGATTGTTCGGTGCTGGTGGGCTTGTCCGGTGTAGAACTTGCCCGCGCTGTACTGGAGCAGGCGGGCGAAGTCGTACCTATGCAGAAACCCTCGTATGCCTACGACCGCAGCCCGGAATACTGGACAGGCTGGGCTCTTGCCTATTACCAGTGGCTGACCAGTTTGCGCTTTGCGGAGATTGAGCAGGCAGTGTCTATCACGAAAGTGCGGCTGCTGTATACGCCCTACCACGAGATGGATGTACGGCAGTTTGCAGACAAGATGAACGAGTTGTACCGTGCGTCAAAGCCGGAAACAAACCTGAAAGCCATGCGCACATTGGCCGGATTGAGCCAGTCGGAACTGGCAGGACAGGCTGATGTGCCTGTGCGTACCATCCAGCAGTACGAACAGCGACAGAAGGACATCAACAAAGCACAAGCAGAAACGCTGCTTCGCCTTGCGCGTGCGCTGAATTGCAACGTGGAGGATCTGATGGAGAAAGTTCCACCGCTGAATTTTAAATAA
- a CDS encoding zinc-ribbon domain-containing protein encodes MFCENCGHQISDTAKFCSACGHPVGTAPSPGTVAPPAVPAKRESPRLKASSGNGSITRMSGTRRKPWLLRMPIPDPHTGITVMKAVGTYVTREEAEAVRAEMMKRPATPYQDSTLQDCFRMFKESREYKGRSDKARELYDIAWKYLRPLWHFKIAALYAQDFQNILDKMADNGLSQSMLEKERTLISKLYRTAIGWRVVDANLASVLKVEGRKSPEREIFTDEQVTLILSQKNTPTGQMVIALLACGVRIYELLHFKHEDFHRTESGAYLIGGCKTEAGRNRIIPILDFGIPVFEHAYATSVENGPLFPNGKGDFWNEKNWRNRKFYPFLEEIGIQPNPYDENGKRKPEFAGKLATYTPYTTRHTYASLCDRAGVNKDILKRAVGHTPKSKTLDEVYLHPKATQMIEAFDKANQLVNDEVLTTTKA; translated from the coding sequence ATGTTCTGTGAAAATTGCGGTCATCAAATCTCAGATACCGCTAAATTCTGCTCTGCCTGCGGTCATCCCGTTGGCACAGCGCCATCCCCCGGTACAGTAGCTCCACCTGCCGTTCCAGCCAAACGAGAATCGCCCCGGCTGAAAGCCTCGTCTGGCAATGGCAGCATCACACGAATGTCCGGAACACGCCGGAAACCATGGCTGCTCCGAATGCCGATCCCTGATCCTCACACCGGAATTACAGTCATGAAGGCTGTTGGCACCTACGTCACCCGTGAAGAAGCAGAAGCTGTCCGCGCCGAAATGATGAAGCGTCCGGCCACACCCTATCAGGACTCTACCCTGCAGGACTGCTTCCGGATGTTCAAAGAGTCCCGTGAATATAAGGGCCGGTCCGATAAGGCTCGCGAGCTCTATGACATTGCGTGGAAATATCTTCGTCCACTGTGGCACTTCAAAATTGCCGCCCTCTATGCGCAAGACTTCCAAAACATCCTTGATAAGATGGCCGATAACGGCCTGTCTCAAAGTATGTTGGAAAAAGAGCGTACTCTTATCAGTAAGCTGTATCGCACAGCCATTGGCTGGCGTGTCGTGGATGCCAACCTTGCATCTGTCCTGAAAGTCGAAGGACGCAAATCTCCGGAACGCGAGATTTTCACGGACGAACAGGTGACGCTGATCCTGAGCCAGAAGAACACGCCCACCGGGCAGATGGTAATTGCTCTTCTGGCCTGCGGAGTGCGTATCTATGAGCTGCTGCACTTCAAACACGAAGATTTTCACCGCACGGAATCCGGTGCTTATCTGATCGGCGGCTGCAAGACCGAGGCCGGACGCAACCGCATCATTCCCATTCTCGACTTTGGCATTCCGGTTTTTGAACATGCGTATGCCACCTCTGTGGAAAATGGTCCGCTCTTTCCCAATGGAAAAGGCGATTTCTGGAATGAGAAGAACTGGCGTAACCGCAAATTCTATCCTTTCCTGGAGGAAATCGGCATCCAGCCGAATCCTTACGACGAAAATGGTAAGCGCAAACCGGAGTTTGCCGGGAAGCTTGCCACCTATACGCCCTACACCACCCGCCATACCTACGCCAGCCTTTGTGACCGCGCAGGCGTCAACAAGGATATCCTGAAACGCGCTGTCGGGCACACGCCCAAATCCAAAACGCTGGATGAAGTCTATCTCCATCCGAAAGCGACCCAGATGATCGAAGCATTTGATAAGGCCAATCAGCTGGTCAATGATGAAGTTCTGACCACAACGAAAGCATAA
- a CDS encoding ATP-binding protein produces MISRPEVQTFLGTYQEGVEKFPVHLQLHPGVDPSSIFLTGSSGSGKSTAGQCMAIQFAKQRIPVLALDLGHTLSPDHICPPLSSEFEALAIRHDLYAESVATDILNPKPCGSNTESPYDTAYGLCQIIGQNNRFGPAQIASLTAEVKTIVECREICPHIFPSILETLKSSTSANVRMLGNRLEPLLQHDVFERRQNGSSSLPISPHIHIFDVSSYPDTIRTTLAELLLYDWFCSARALQIPIVIMVDEVQNLRLGRGTILNRIITEGRKFSIGSMLISQSLKGFAPDEQLALSQTGTKLFFKPPLTEIRACSEMLAEPVRRSGTVELLKKLKVGQCLLLSDFTYIGDSLQPSSDCIQVSINFPTSIIE; encoded by the coding sequence ATGATTTCAAGACCTGAAGTTCAAACATTCCTGGGCACGTATCAGGAAGGTGTTGAAAAATTCCCGGTCCACCTTCAGCTTCACCCTGGAGTTGATCCTTCCAGTATATTTCTCACTGGATCAAGCGGCAGCGGAAAATCCACAGCGGGGCAATGCATGGCAATTCAGTTCGCTAAGCAAAGAATTCCCGTGCTCGCATTGGACCTTGGACACACTTTGTCGCCTGATCACATTTGCCCACCGCTGTCCTCTGAATTTGAGGCACTGGCAATCCGGCATGATCTCTACGCTGAATCTGTGGCCACCGACATTCTCAATCCTAAACCTTGTGGAAGCAATACAGAGTCTCCCTATGACACGGCCTATGGTCTTTGCCAGATCATTGGACAAAATAATCGTTTTGGCCCTGCTCAAATCGCATCGCTCACAGCCGAGGTCAAAACGATTGTGGAGTGCCGGGAAATTTGTCCCCATATCTTCCCAAGCATTCTTGAGACATTGAAAAGTTCCACTTCTGCAAATGTCCGCATGTTGGGAAATCGACTGGAGCCGCTTCTCCAGCATGATGTGTTTGAACGCCGCCAAAACGGAAGCTCTTCCCTTCCGATTTCGCCTCATATACATATTTTTGATGTGAGCAGCTATCCTGATACAATCAGGACTACCTTGGCAGAACTTCTGTTATACGATTGGTTTTGCTCCGCTCGTGCGCTGCAGATTCCCATCGTTATCATGGTCGATGAAGTGCAGAATCTTAGGCTTGGTCGCGGCACGATTCTGAACCGAATTATCACAGAAGGCCGCAAGTTTTCAATCGGTTCTATGTTAATCTCACAATCCCTGAAGGGCTTTGCTCCAGATGAGCAGTTAGCGTTGAGTCAGACTGGAACCAAGCTTTTCTTCAAACCGCCGCTCACGGAAATTCGAGCCTGTTCCGAGATGCTAGCCGAACCAGTTCGGCGTTCCGGAACGGTCGAGCTTCTTAAAAAGCTGAAGGTCGGTCAGTGCCTTCTGTTATCCGATTTCACGTACATCGGAGACTCGCTCCAACCCAGCTCCGACTGTATTCAGGTAAGCATCAACTTTCCGACATCTATTATTGAATAA